A stretch of Lactiplantibacillus brownii DNA encodes these proteins:
- a CDS encoding YxeA family protein: MTKQRRERLTEGIEIVLLIAVVGLNIWWMVYRYGGETYYVQNGKALNSYSISLPTGVAGTGHTYLGLGINRHGAKRRIKFRTDAVAPAPFSKSKIVKVTVNAHYGVTNYEPVKNAKRLPVSVRNQLVS; the protein is encoded by the coding sequence GTGACTAAGCAACGGCGTGAGCGGTTAACCGAGGGTATAGAAATTGTCCTGCTGATAGCAGTCGTCGGATTAAATATCTGGTGGATGGTCTATCGCTACGGTGGTGAAACTTATTATGTACAAAACGGGAAAGCTTTGAACTCATATTCGATCAGTTTACCAACTGGGGTTGCTGGGACCGGACATACCTATTTAGGCTTGGGAATTAATCGACATGGTGCGAAACGACGAATCAAGTTCAGGACCGATGCAGTAGCGCCGGCCCCGTTTAGTAAAAGCAAGATTGTCAAAGTAACGGTCAATGCCCACTATGGTGTGACTAATTATGAACCGGTGAAGAATGCTAAGCGGCTGCCAGTATCTGTACGCAATCAATTGGTTAGTTAA
- the rplS gene encoding 50S ribosomal protein L19, producing MRQNQLIEKITNDQLRTDIPDFRAGDTVRIHARVVEGTRERIQLFEGVVIKRHGSGISETYTVRKISNGVGVERTFPLHTPRVAAIDVVRQGRVRRAKLYYLRDLHGKAARIPERRRG from the coding sequence ATGCGTCAAAACCAATTGATCGAAAAGATCACCAATGACCAACTCCGCACTGATATCCCTGATTTCCGTGCCGGAGATACTGTTCGTATTCACGCCCGTGTTGTTGAAGGCACGCGTGAACGGATCCAATTATTTGAAGGTGTCGTTATCAAACGTCACGGTTCAGGTATCAGCGAAACCTATACTGTTCGTAAGATCAGTAACGGTGTCGGTGTTGAACGGACTTTCCCATTACACACACCTCGTGTAGCGGCTATTGATGTTGTACGTCAAGGTCGGGTACGTCGTGCTAAGTTGTACTACTTACGCGACTTACATGGTAAGGCTGCTCGGATCCCAGAACGTCGTCGCGGCTAA
- a CDS encoding AAA family ATPase has translation MRKKKLILIGGPMGIGKTTLGKYLVNHCLTNAVLLDGDWCWYMHPWLVNDENKQMVMRNSQFLLNSFIANSNLETIVFVWVMHQQAIIDDLLAGLTGDFDVYSFSLIASEAELTKRFSQDINAGIRQPSALSDALSRLPLYAKVASTKIDVTGKCYQQIAPVILAAVGK, from the coding sequence ATGCGTAAAAAGAAGTTAATTTTAATCGGTGGGCCGATGGGTATCGGTAAGACGACGCTGGGAAAATATTTGGTGAATCACTGTTTGACCAATGCGGTACTGCTGGATGGCGATTGGTGTTGGTATATGCATCCGTGGCTGGTTAATGACGAGAATAAGCAAATGGTCATGCGTAATAGCCAGTTTTTATTGAATTCGTTTATTGCCAACAGCAATTTAGAAACGATTGTCTTTGTTTGGGTGATGCATCAACAAGCCATTATTGATGACCTATTAGCTGGACTAACGGGTGACTTTGACGTGTATTCATTTTCGTTGATTGCGAGTGAAGCTGAACTCACAAAACGTTTCAGCCAGGATATTAATGCTGGGATTCGGCAGCCAAGTGCCTTATCGGATGCCCTGAGTCGCTTGCCACTATATGCTAAGGTCGCGTCGACAAAGATTGATGTGACTGGGAAGTGCTACCAACAAATCGCTCCAGTAATTTTAGCTGCAGTGGGGAAATGA
- a CDS encoding quinone oxidoreductase family protein codes for MKTIQQVSYQGSQDLRIQSVKEPTLTPLSAIVRTKFTPVLPYDWLTEEGKLQQIRPVQLPITIGYGFAGIVERVGLLRDKNLIGKRVIGTNPAGANSELINSMLPPLLFEVPANVSLAAAATIIGGADAAYYAVRKINATSHDTVLITGASGGVGVYLIQFLKRIGATVIALGHSTNRDFLSQLGADYVINYENDLSIQLKELPTVNKVIDTVGSLTLLNQITTHFNELQLLSLSRPHYSPARPTQKFYFGQGNIGLNDYKRILTLLETKQLISVIQQVFDYQAVIQAQLASKNQHSHGRILLSYDQS; via the coding sequence TTGAAAACAATTCAGCAAGTTTCCTACCAAGGCAGCCAAGACTTGAGAATCCAATCCGTCAAGGAACCAACTTTAACCCCACTCTCAGCCATTGTCCGCACCAAATTCACCCCGGTGCTACCTTATGATTGGCTGACTGAAGAAGGTAAATTACAACAGATCCGCCCCGTTCAACTCCCTATCACAATTGGTTATGGCTTCGCTGGCATTGTTGAACGTGTGGGCCTACTCAGGGATAAAAATTTGATTGGAAAACGTGTTATCGGGACCAACCCAGCTGGCGCCAATTCCGAACTCATCAACTCAATGTTGCCACCATTATTGTTTGAAGTACCAGCCAACGTTTCCCTAGCCGCTGCCGCAACCATCATTGGTGGCGCTGACGCCGCTTACTATGCCGTTCGAAAAATCAACGCTACTTCTCATGATACCGTCCTGATTACCGGTGCTTCTGGCGGTGTAGGGGTCTATTTAATCCAATTCTTGAAACGGATTGGTGCAACCGTTATTGCCCTTGGTCATTCAACTAACCGCGACTTTTTAAGCCAGCTCGGTGCCGACTATGTCATCAATTACGAAAACGACCTGTCCATCCAACTCAAAGAGCTCCCGACTGTTAATAAAGTGATTGACACAGTTGGATCACTGACCTTGTTGAACCAGATCACCACGCATTTTAATGAGTTGCAATTGCTGTCCCTTTCACGGCCACATTATTCGCCTGCACGCCCAACGCAAAAGTTCTACTTTGGTCAAGGAAACATCGGCCTAAACGATTACAAGCGAATTTTGACACTTTTAGAAACTAAACAACTGATTAGTGTCATCCAGCAAGTCTTTGACTATCAAGCGGTCATTCAAGCCCAATTAGCCTCAAAAAATCAACATTCACATGGCCGCATCCTGTTAAGTTACGATCAATCATGA
- a CDS encoding helix-turn-helix domain-containing protein, protein MIAIPAQPDHTLPQLLGNRLAQARKQNRLSQKQLSQGICSQSMISSLEQGNYVPNVILLSKLCQRLHLSMDHLVLKDYPTIDHLAGFNQKIKQLCNDHRYPQMLDYLSQTSITDTIYRDEDNQTYYYYYGIAAYQVTQNARTGLRYLNLALNETFTRHQSMITPNELLILTAIAFLTCRSHQTEAGLSEFETHLNRVRQQRVTKTSENTNILFYQYGLSCYEAGQYQLAANVIAEGIKWTTDHDSHYMLADLFFLLAKVHQALKRPNDDLLLKSQTLAEIFVVETYPI, encoded by the coding sequence TTGATCGCTATCCCGGCTCAGCCTGATCATACACTGCCACAATTACTGGGAAACCGGTTAGCCCAGGCGCGCAAACAGAACCGACTCTCTCAAAAACAATTATCACAAGGCATCTGTTCACAATCCATGATAAGCAGTCTCGAACAGGGCAACTATGTGCCCAACGTGATTCTCTTATCAAAGTTGTGCCAACGTTTACATCTCTCTATGGATCATCTCGTTCTAAAGGACTACCCAACCATTGATCACTTAGCTGGCTTTAATCAAAAAATCAAACAGTTATGCAATGACCATCGTTATCCTCAGATGCTTGATTACCTTTCACAGACTAGCATCACTGATACCATTTATCGTGACGAAGATAATCAAACCTATTATTACTACTATGGCATCGCGGCTTACCAAGTCACTCAAAATGCACGCACCGGCTTACGCTATTTAAACCTTGCTTTGAATGAGACTTTCACCAGACATCAGTCAATGATTACACCAAATGAATTGCTTATCTTGACGGCAATCGCCTTTTTAACCTGTCGCTCCCACCAAACTGAAGCTGGACTGTCCGAGTTTGAAACGCATCTTAATCGGGTTCGTCAGCAGCGCGTTACCAAAACTAGTGAAAACACTAATATTTTGTTCTACCAATATGGCCTTTCGTGCTATGAAGCAGGCCAGTATCAACTTGCCGCAAACGTTATCGCTGAGGGAATCAAATGGACAACTGATCATGATTCTCATTACATGCTAGCAGATTTATTTTTCTTGCTCGCCAAAGTTCACCAAGCACTAAAGCGGCCCAACGATGATCTATTGCTCAAGAGTCAAACCTTAGCGGAAATATTTGTTGTCGAGACATATCCAATCTAG
- a CDS encoding acyl-CoA thioesterase, with the protein METIKVSQTLSVSNHRVFSSDLNEHDTVFGGKILAAIDDNSSIPASRVARIETVTASVDQVNFILPFRLQDSMCTESYVSGVGHRSIEVFTKIIGEHLKTGERFLGLTCFSSFVVMERQITLPAIVPDSEEYRFVCAGYEARQAERMVKLKRQEQFNQQISLAFPWTN; encoded by the coding sequence ATGGAAACGATTAAAGTTTCACAAACATTATCTGTCAGCAATCATCGGGTCTTTTCGTCCGATTTAAATGAACATGATACGGTTTTCGGCGGCAAAATTTTAGCCGCAATTGATGATAATTCATCTATCCCAGCTTCTCGCGTGGCGCGCATTGAAACGGTAACGGCTTCCGTGGATCAGGTCAATTTTATTTTGCCATTCCGGTTGCAAGATTCGATGTGTACCGAATCATACGTCTCTGGTGTCGGTCATCGGTCCATCGAAGTATTTACCAAAATCATTGGTGAACACTTAAAAACGGGAGAACGTTTCTTGGGTTTGACTTGCTTTTCTTCATTTGTCGTCATGGAGCGTCAGATCACGCTACCGGCGATCGTGCCAGATAGCGAGGAGTATCGATTCGTCTGTGCAGGCTATGAAGCGCGACAGGCCGAACGAATGGTCAAACTAAAGCGGCAAGAACAGTTTAATCAACAGATCAGTCTAGCGTTTCCGTGGACAAATTGA
- a CDS encoding SPFH domain-containing protein has translation MKEKEVFHINGYIGLVLAILFVLAGGWLVWQGSVGNQMVSVLLGGLLIVIAGFGASSLTIVGPNEARVLTFFGKYIGTIRDSGLFMTVPLTSKSSISLRVRNFNSAILKVNDLRGNPVEIAAVIVFKVVDTSMALFAVDDYEQFVEIQSESAVRHVASEYPYDTFDDDKKLTLRSNPTEVSDRLTEELQDRLNVAGVEIVETRLTHLAYATEIASAMLQRQQSSAILSARKVIVEGAVSITEDTIKRLEKDTGMQLSDDKKLQLINNMMVTIISERGTQPIVNTSKVE, from the coding sequence ATGAAGGAAAAAGAAGTATTCCATATCAATGGTTACATTGGGCTAGTCTTAGCCATCCTATTTGTACTCGCTGGTGGCTGGTTAGTTTGGCAGGGGAGCGTTGGCAATCAGATGGTCAGTGTTTTACTAGGTGGTCTGTTGATCGTCATTGCTGGTTTTGGTGCCAGTTCCTTAACTATCGTGGGCCCCAATGAAGCGCGTGTCTTAACGTTTTTTGGTAAATATATCGGGACGATTCGTGACTCTGGTCTGTTCATGACGGTGCCACTAACAAGTAAGTCTTCAATTTCGTTACGGGTTCGAAATTTTAATAGTGCTATTTTAAAGGTGAATGACTTACGCGGTAATCCCGTTGAAATTGCCGCAGTGATTGTGTTCAAAGTCGTTGATACAAGTATGGCGTTATTTGCTGTAGATGATTATGAGCAATTTGTTGAAATTCAAAGTGAATCCGCGGTTCGGCACGTGGCGTCTGAATATCCTTATGATACCTTCGATGATGATAAGAAGCTTACTTTGCGGAGCAATCCTACTGAAGTTTCAGATCGACTGACAGAGGAATTACAAGATCGGTTAAATGTTGCTGGGGTTGAAATTGTGGAAACACGATTGACACATCTGGCATACGCTACTGAAATTGCTAGCGCTATGCTACAACGGCAACAGTCTTCTGCCATTCTGTCGGCTCGAAAGGTGATTGTTGAAGGGGCCGTTTCAATTACAGAAGATACGATTAAACGTTTAGAGAAAGATACTGGTATGCAGTTGTCGGATGATAAAAAGTTGCAACTGATTAATAATATGATGGTCACCATTATATCGGAGCGCGGGACGCAACCGATCGTTAACACTTCTAAGGTGGAGTAG
- a CDS encoding RpiB/LacA/LacB family sugar-phosphate isomerase — translation MKIAVIQATTQISKNALLFQATQQAAGKNNEVINFGVFEQDPKLSYVQISLLVGLLLNTHAVDYVVTGCSSGNGMAIACNSLPNVVSGYLPTPSDAYLFGRINRGNCASLPLGLNFGWAGELNLKFTLEKLFDGPMAVGYPQSAASRKEYDAAQLQHIKQLSQTSLLTILAGLDADFTQPIYQKQAVFDFIFKHGTDEKLLAYLRKMV, via the coding sequence TTGAAAATCGCAGTTATTCAGGCAACGACCCAAATCAGTAAAAATGCGTTACTGTTTCAAGCCACTCAGCAAGCAGCCGGCAAAAACAATGAGGTGATCAATTTTGGCGTCTTTGAACAAGACCCAAAGTTATCCTACGTGCAAATTTCACTGTTAGTTGGCCTATTACTCAATACCCACGCAGTTGATTACGTGGTCACCGGCTGCAGCTCTGGCAACGGCATGGCGATTGCTTGTAATAGTTTGCCCAACGTGGTCAGTGGCTATTTACCTACGCCTAGTGATGCCTATTTATTTGGTCGCATCAATCGTGGCAACTGTGCGTCATTACCCTTAGGACTGAATTTTGGCTGGGCTGGTGAACTCAACTTAAAATTCACTTTGGAAAAATTGTTTGACGGTCCTATGGCAGTCGGTTACCCACAATCCGCGGCCAGCCGTAAGGAATATGATGCCGCTCAGCTTCAACATATCAAGCAATTATCACAAACTAGTCTGCTAACAATTCTTGCTGGCCTAGACGCTGACTTTACACAACCAATCTATCAAAAGCAAGCGGTTTTTGACTTCATTTTCAAGCACGGAACAGATGAAAAACTATTAGCTTATTTGAGAAAAATGGTTTAA
- a CDS encoding C69 family dipeptidase encodes MLTHQFNPYSACTSILIGKNATADGSTMIGRNEDSKAAWAKQFVVHPHAEFNAPQEFKSNDADHPFTMTLPKIRAKYTATPEWTPKYGLFEEDGINEHGVAMSATESAYCNARVLAADPYVQDGIGEEAMVTVTLPYITSAREGVERLGQIIEAHGTYETNGVLFSDADEVWYLETGAGHYWVAQRIPDDAYAVVGNQLAIQEVDYADHENFLYAKGIRDFVVDHQLASMANGLNFREVFGTADLSDLHYNTPRVWYGQKYFTPEIDQQPESFDLPFVQRANRLIHIDEAQHYLASHYEGTPFDPVGAGTEAEKHRYRPISLAKTQESHVLQIRPDQPAGTRGIHWLAMGVAAESVYVPFYSNVDTTPVAYQLATEKYDDQSAYWIFKLAGVLVDAHYHDLHPLLNTVQKETAIQLGHHLIKTDDQLANVAPAELPATLTAANEQAAKIALTAFQQLSANLITQSTDLSPLNYHTDLNL; translated from the coding sequence ATGCTGACACACCAGTTTAATCCTTATTCAGCTTGTACCAGTATTTTGATTGGTAAGAACGCCACCGCGGATGGTTCGACCATGATTGGCCGCAATGAAGATTCAAAAGCGGCTTGGGCCAAACAGTTTGTGGTTCATCCACACGCGGAGTTTAACGCGCCGCAAGAATTCAAGTCAAATGACGCCGACCATCCCTTCACCATGACCTTGCCTAAGATTCGGGCAAAGTACACGGCCACACCAGAATGGACGCCCAAATACGGGCTATTTGAAGAAGACGGTATTAACGAACACGGTGTCGCGATGAGTGCGACCGAGAGTGCCTACTGCAACGCTCGCGTTTTGGCCGCCGATCCTTACGTCCAAGACGGTATCGGTGAAGAAGCCATGGTAACGGTAACGCTACCTTATATCACTTCTGCGCGTGAAGGTGTCGAACGCTTAGGCCAAATTATTGAGGCACACGGGACTTATGAAACGAACGGCGTGCTGTTTAGTGACGCAGATGAAGTTTGGTATTTGGAAACTGGCGCGGGTCATTACTGGGTCGCTCAACGAATTCCCGATGATGCTTACGCTGTCGTTGGCAACCAGTTAGCGATTCAAGAAGTCGACTACGCTGACCATGAAAACTTTTTATATGCGAAAGGTATTCGTGATTTTGTCGTTGATCATCAATTAGCGTCCATGGCTAACGGCTTAAACTTCCGAGAAGTTTTTGGCACCGCGGATCTGTCTGATTTGCATTACAACACCCCACGTGTTTGGTACGGGCAAAAATATTTCACACCCGAAATCGACCAACAACCGGAATCATTCGATTTGCCATTTGTGCAACGTGCCAATCGTCTCATTCATATTGATGAAGCCCAACATTACTTGGCGTCTCATTATGAAGGGACCCCATTCGATCCAGTTGGCGCCGGCACTGAGGCTGAAAAGCACCGTTACCGACCAATAAGTTTAGCCAAAACACAAGAATCCCACGTTTTACAAATTCGGCCGGATCAGCCGGCTGGGACTCGTGGCATCCACTGGTTAGCGATGGGCGTCGCGGCTGAAAGTGTCTACGTGCCATTCTATAGTAATGTTGACACGACCCCTGTTGCCTATCAGTTGGCTACCGAAAAATATGATGATCAGTCAGCCTACTGGATTTTCAAGCTGGCTGGAGTCTTAGTGGACGCCCACTATCATGACTTGCATCCGTTGTTGAATACGGTACAAAAAGAAACCGCGATTCAACTTGGGCACCATTTGATCAAAACCGATGACCAGCTCGCAAATGTCGCTCCAGCTGAACTGCCAGCCACTTTAACGGCAGCGAACGAACAAGCTGCTAAGATTGCCCTGACGGCTTTTCAACAGTTGTCCGCGAACCTGATCACACAGAGTACCGATTTATCGCCATTGAATTACCACACAGATTTAAATTTGTAA
- a CDS encoding ABC transporter permease yields the protein MKTVLAQLKFDSRRLILRNFSFQFFSILMPAGFYLLFTKVMVSGTASERFSLQYMASMIVYSGTINGLFGIAAILMHDREKGLLQWYQLTPSGVQPYYLSMGFWSMAMNGIAIMVLGTLAVVVNQVSLTGSQWLAVAGVALIGQLPTLLLGVLISFINRPETLSVVSNLITFPMAIISGLWWPMSMLPSWLQPIGKLMPTYFVNNWLGAVATHATLETTNVIGVGAWIGILLILVIGTTRQLLKRGDGIVKA from the coding sequence ATGAAAACAGTGCTAGCACAATTAAAATTCGACAGTCGACGACTGATTTTACGTAATTTTTCATTTCAATTTTTTTCAATTCTGATGCCGGCGGGCTTTTATTTATTGTTTACCAAAGTGATGGTGTCCGGGACGGCTTCAGAGCGTTTTAGCTTACAATATATGGCTAGCATGATTGTGTATAGTGGGACGATTAATGGGTTATTTGGGATTGCGGCAATTTTAATGCATGATCGTGAAAAAGGGTTGCTACAATGGTATCAATTGACGCCATCGGGGGTTCAGCCATACTATTTATCCATGGGATTTTGGAGTATGGCGATGAATGGGATTGCTATCATGGTGTTAGGCACACTAGCAGTGGTAGTTAATCAGGTCAGTCTGACAGGCAGTCAATGGTTAGCAGTAGCAGGTGTTGCACTAATTGGTCAACTGCCAACCTTATTGTTGGGAGTCTTGATTTCATTCATAAATCGGCCGGAAACCTTGAGTGTGGTGAGTAATCTCATAACGTTTCCGATGGCGATTATCAGCGGGTTATGGTGGCCCATGTCGATGTTACCCAGTTGGTTACAACCAATTGGTAAATTGATGCCAACTTATTTTGTGAACAATTGGTTGGGTGCAGTGGCAACTCATGCTACACTTGAAACAACAAATGTCATTGGTGTGGGGGCATGGATTGGCATATTGTTAATACTCGTGATTGGTACCACCCGCCAGTTACTTAAACGGGGTGATGGGATTGTCAAAGCCTAA
- a CDS encoding response regulator transcription factor, whose product MITIYLAEDQSMLNSALTQLLELEDDLHVVGSAGDGQTAWDELQQLQPQVAILDIEMPGLSGLDVADCLQNSQLTTKVIILTTFAQKAYFERAVQARVAGYLLKDSPSDDLIAAIRKVMLGQTIYAPELVVNMLSASQNPLTDRELAVLKAAAQGLPTKEIAGDLYLSAGTVRNYLSAIFSKLGVHNRLEAISVAEHNKWLS is encoded by the coding sequence ATGATCACAATTTATTTGGCAGAAGATCAGAGTATGCTGAACTCTGCCTTAACGCAATTATTAGAATTAGAAGACGATCTACACGTGGTGGGATCGGCCGGTGATGGTCAAACGGCCTGGGATGAGTTGCAACAGTTGCAACCGCAAGTGGCCATTTTGGATATTGAAATGCCGGGATTATCTGGCTTAGATGTTGCTGACTGTCTTCAAAATAGTCAGCTGACAACTAAGGTGATTATTTTGACGACGTTTGCTCAAAAAGCGTATTTTGAGCGGGCGGTGCAAGCTCGAGTTGCTGGGTATTTGTTGAAGGATAGCCCTAGTGATGACTTGATTGCCGCAATCCGAAAAGTCATGCTTGGACAGACGATTTATGCGCCGGAATTAGTGGTCAATATGTTATCTGCTAGTCAAAATCCGTTAACTGACCGCGAACTGGCCGTTTTAAAAGCGGCGGCGCAAGGGTTACCGACTAAGGAGATTGCAGGTGACTTGTATTTATCCGCCGGCACGGTGCGTAATTATTTGTCAGCCATATTTAGCAAACTCGGCGTACATAATCGACTTGAAGCCATTAGTGTGGCTGAGCATAATAAGTGGTTGAGTTAG
- a CDS encoding ABC transporter ATP-binding protein: MQPIIQAEHVSFSYGKHAVLKDLSLTINPGEIIGLIGENGAGKTTLLNLLLGIRTIKDGRLTLFGQEPGGPLAKQNIGSMLQGDLSIRGITVVELLTMAATHYPMALQPNQLMAELALTELAHRQLTTLSGGQLRRVTFALALIGNPELLFLDEPTVGMDTNAQQAFWTRVKVLKAQGKTLIITSHYLPEIEQVADRILLLQNGRFTFQGTFAELQRQYQQVKIEFQTALALSTFEALAGVTAVTQVNTVVQISSTDGDRTLQALVPYLPQLHQVTLNRESLAAIFVHLTQEARA; encoded by the coding sequence ATGCAACCAATCATTCAAGCAGAACATGTCAGCTTTAGTTACGGCAAGCACGCGGTTTTAAAAGATCTTAGTCTAACCATTAATCCTGGTGAAATTATTGGCCTAATTGGCGAAAATGGCGCAGGTAAAACGACGCTCTTAAATTTGTTGCTGGGAATACGGACGATAAAGGATGGTCGGTTGACACTGTTTGGTCAAGAGCCAGGTGGACCGTTGGCCAAACAAAACATTGGGTCAATGTTACAAGGCGATTTATCTATTCGTGGGATCACCGTAGTGGAACTTTTAACCATGGCAGCAACACACTATCCGATGGCGTTACAACCAAACCAGTTAATGGCTGAGCTGGCCTTGACTGAATTAGCACACCGACAATTGACAACCTTGTCAGGTGGGCAGTTGCGGCGAGTCACTTTCGCGTTAGCGTTAATCGGTAATCCTGAACTTTTATTTTTGGATGAGCCAACGGTGGGGATGGACACCAATGCCCAACAGGCGTTTTGGACGCGTGTCAAGGTGTTAAAAGCCCAAGGGAAAACGCTAATTATTACGAGCCACTATTTACCTGAGATTGAGCAAGTGGCTGATCGAATCTTGTTATTACAAAATGGTCGTTTTACCTTTCAAGGCACGTTTGCCGAATTACAGCGGCAATATCAACAAGTCAAAATTGAATTTCAAACTGCACTAGCCCTGTCAACTTTTGAAGCATTAGCTGGGGTGACAGCCGTGACTCAAGTTAATACCGTGGTTCAGATCAGTAGTACAGACGGTGATCGAACCTTGCAAGCATTGGTACCTTATTTGCCACAACTGCATCAAGTGACCCTCAATCGAGAATCATTAGCCGCTATTTTTGTTCATTTAACCCAGGAGGCCCGCGCATGA
- a CDS encoding sensor histidine kinase, which produces MSKPKWLARIKDLEWTSYIWLGYLPYSVAIYLPAKTAQDWFWLSLLAIFLVLYILVVEKSTWRPVTIPLELLITGLFSIFKTNNYLIIFPGWQISFILAQHPKKYFYWFLTGYYGFILASLIEVYQSDPNMFGWHNGDIMGLVFPILSPLLSYTLSRSIVRQRQLRQTNRRLQTIIQRDERDRIARDLHDTLGQSFSMITLKTELAKKLLVKAPNKVGPELDDIERTSRENLQLVRSIVNDLHQKSISEVLLEQNQNLLAANVWLVTTGEKQAIQWPTTVQGIFAATLVEALTNVIRHAHAQQVQLGFSEVATQYQVVVQDNGRGGPLERAGANGITGMRARLLAAHGTFEIGQSGHGTRLILSLPKEEYQQ; this is translated from the coding sequence TTGTCAAAGCCTAAGTGGTTGGCTCGAATTAAAGATCTTGAATGGACTAGCTATATTTGGCTCGGTTACTTACCTTATTCGGTGGCAATCTATTTACCTGCAAAAACTGCACAGGATTGGTTTTGGTTGAGTCTGTTAGCCATCTTCTTGGTATTGTATATTTTAGTTGTCGAGAAAAGCACTTGGCGACCAGTGACGATTCCACTGGAATTATTGATTACTGGCTTGTTTTCGATTTTTAAAACGAATAATTACTTGATTATTTTTCCTGGTTGGCAAATTTCGTTTATTTTGGCGCAACATCCTAAAAAATATTTCTATTGGTTTTTGACTGGCTACTATGGGTTCATTCTAGCCAGTCTGATCGAGGTCTATCAATCGGACCCTAATATGTTCGGTTGGCATAACGGTGATATCATGGGCTTGGTTTTCCCGATTTTATCGCCATTATTATCTTATACGCTATCTCGATCGATTGTCCGCCAGCGTCAGCTTCGTCAAACCAATCGTCGGTTACAAACGATTATTCAGCGGGATGAACGGGATCGCATTGCCAGAGACTTGCATGACACGCTCGGCCAAAGTTTTTCGATGATCACATTGAAAACGGAACTGGCTAAGAAGTTACTGGTAAAGGCTCCGAATAAAGTTGGTCCCGAACTTGACGATATTGAACGGACGAGTCGTGAAAATTTACAATTGGTGCGTTCGATTGTGAATGACCTACATCAGAAATCAATCAGTGAAGTGTTACTTGAACAAAATCAGAACTTATTAGCGGCGAATGTTTGGCTGGTGACGACTGGTGAAAAGCAAGCAATTCAGTGGCCAACGACAGTTCAAGGTATCTTTGCGGCAACTTTAGTTGAAGCATTGACCAATGTGATTCGACATGCCCATGCCCAGCAAGTTCAGCTGGGTTTTAGTGAAGTAGCAACGCAATATCAAGTTGTGGTACAGGATAATGGTCGGGGTGGGCCTTTAGAACGAGCCGGAGCGAATGGTATTACTGGGATGCGGGCACGTTTATTGGCAGCACATGGCACGTTTGAAATTGGACAGTCAGGCCATGGAACTAGATTAATATTATCGTTACCTAAAGAGGAGTATCAGCAATGA